Proteins from a single region of Bradyrhizobium diazoefficiens:
- the gspG gene encoding type II secretion system major pseudopilin GspG, with amino-acid sequence MTNHPSPSRRQRRAPSGEAGFTLVEMLVVITIIGMIMALVGPRVLNYLSESKAKAAKIQIESFSSALDLYYLDLGRYPTSNEGLVGLTRSNNEAGWNGPYLRGGVVPNDPWGHGYVYRSPGASAPYEIISLGSDGQEGGSGTAADIVSSAR; translated from the coding sequence ATGACCAATCATCCATCGCCAAGTCGCCGCCAGCGGCGCGCTCCGAGCGGAGAGGCTGGCTTCACCCTGGTCGAAATGCTGGTCGTCATCACCATCATCGGCATGATCATGGCGCTGGTCGGCCCGCGGGTGCTGAACTATCTCAGCGAGTCCAAGGCCAAGGCAGCGAAAATCCAGATCGAGAGCTTTTCCAGCGCGCTCGATCTTTATTATCTCGATCTCGGCCGATATCCGACGTCGAATGAAGGCCTGGTCGGGCTGACGCGCAGCAACAACGAGGCCGGCTGGAACGGGCCCTACTTGCGCGGCGGCGTGGTGCCGAACGATCCCTGGGGCCACGGCTACGTTTATCGTTCACCGGGCGCGAGCGCTCCGTACGAGATCATCTCGCTCGGATCAGACGGTCAGGAAGGCGGCAGTGGAACGGCAGCCGACATTGTCAGCAGCGCGCGCTGA